One segment of Larus michahellis chromosome 14, bLarMic1.1, whole genome shotgun sequence DNA contains the following:
- the DDX5 gene encoding putative ATP-dependent RNA helicase DDX5 isoform X2 — MPGFGAPRFGGSRGGPLSGKKFGNPGEKLTKKKWNLDELPKFEKNFYQEHPDVVRRTVQEVEQYRASKEVTVRGHNCPKPIINFYEANFPANVMEVIQRQNFTEPTAIQAQGWPVALSGLDMVGVAQTGSGKTLSYLLPAIVHINHQPFLERGDGPICLVLAPTRELAQQVQQVAAEYSRACRLKSTCIYGGAPKGPQIRDLERGVEICIATPGRLIDFLEAGKTNLRRCTYLVLDEADRMLDMGFEPQIRKIVDQIRPDRQTLMWSATWPKEVRQLAEDFLKEYVHINIGALELSANHNILQIVDVCHDVEKDDKLIRLMEEIMSEKENKTIVFVETKRRCDDLTRKMRRDGWPAMGIHGDKSQQERDWVLNEFKHGKAPILIATDVASRGLDVEDVKFVINYDYPNSSEDYIHRIGRTARSTKTGTAYTFFTPNNIKQVNDLISVLREANQAINPKLLQLIEDRGSGRSRGDRRDRYSAGKRGGFSSFRERENFERTYGALGKRDFGAKTQNGAYSAQSFSNGTPFGNGFAAAGMQAGFRAGNPAAGAYQNGYEQQYGSNIANMHNGMNQQQYAYPATGAAPMIGYPMPTSYSQ; from the exons ATGCCCGG GTTTGGAGCCCCCCGTTTTGGAGGAAGTAGAGGTGGACCTCTCTCTGGGAAGAAATTTGGAAACCCTGGGGAAAaacttacaaaaaagaaatggaatttagATGAGCTGCCCAAATTTGAGAAGAACTTCTATCAAGAACATCCTGATGTAGTTAGACGTACTGTG CAAGAAGTTGAACAGTACAGAGCAAGCAAAGAAGTCACAGTTAGGGGCCATAACTGTCCAAAACCGATCATAAACTTCTATGAAGCTAATTTTCCTG caaatGTTATGGAAGTAATTCAGAGGCAGAACTTCACTGAACCAACTGCTATTCAGGCACAAGGTTGGCCTGTTGCTTTGAGTGGATTGGATATGGTTGGAGTGGCACAGACTGGATCAGGGAAAACACTGTCT TACTTGTTGCCTGCTATTGTGCATATAAATCATCAGCCATTCCTGGAGCGAGGAGATGGACCTATT TGTCTTGTGCTGGCACCAACTCGTGAACTGGCTCAACAAGTGCAGCAGGTTGCTGCTGAATATAGCAGAGCATGCCGTTTGAAGTCTACATGTATTTATGGAGGTGCTCCAAAGGGACCACAAATTCGTGACTTGGAAAGAG GTGTGGAAATCTGCATTGCTACACCTGGAAGACTCATAGACTTCTTAGAAGCTGGAAAGACCAACCTCAGGAGGTGTACTTACCTTGTCCTTGATGAAGCTGACAGGATGCTTGACATGGGTTTTGAACCTCAGATCAGAAAAATTGTGGATCAGATAAGA CCTGACAGGCAAACTCTGATGTGGAGTGCTACATGGCCAAAGGAAGTCAGGCAGCTGGCTGAAGACTTCTTGAAAGAATATGTACACATCAACATTGGTGCGTTAGAACTAAGTGCAAACCACAACATTCTTCAGATTGTGGATGTGTGTCATGATGTAGAGAAAGATGACAA GCTTATTCGTTTGATGGAAGAAATAAtgagtgaaaaggaaaataaaacaattgtgTTTGTGGAAACCAAAAGACGGTGTGATGATCTTACCAGGAAGATGAGGAGAGATGG GTGGCCAGCAATGGGTATTCATGGTGATAAAAGTCAGCAGGAGAGGGACTGGGTTCTAAACG AATTCAAACATGGAAAAGCACCAATCCTGATTGCTACAGATGTTGCATCCAGAGGTCTAG ATGTGGAAGATGTGAAATTTGTCATCAATTATGACTACCCTAACTCCTCAGAGGACTATATCCACCGAATTGGACGAACTGCCCGCAGTACCAAAACAGGCACAGCATACACATTCTTTACTCCTAACAATATTAAGCAAGTAAATGACCTCATCTCTGTGCTTCGGGAGGCTAATCAAGCCATCAACCCCAAATTGCTTCAGTTGATTGAAGACAGAGGTTCAG GTCGTTCCCGAGGTGATCGACGTGACAGATATTCTGCGGGCAAAAGGGGTGGATTTAGTAGTTTTAGAGAGAGGGAGAACTTTGAGAGAACCTATGGTGCACTAGGAAAGAGAGACTTTGGAGCAAAAACTCAAAATGGGGCTTACAGTGCCCAGAGTTTCAGTAATGGAACACCTTTTGGAAATGGCTTTGCAGCCGCAGGCATGCAGGCTGGCTTCAGGGCTGGTAACCCTGCTGCAGGAGCTTACCAGAATGGCTATGAGCAGCAGTATGGAAGTAATATTGCAAATATGCACAATGGCATGAACCAACAGCAGTATGCGTATCCCGCTACTGGTGCTGCTCCTATGATAGGTTACCCAATGCCGACAAGTTATTCTCAATAA
- the DDX5 gene encoding putative ATP-dependent RNA helicase DDX5 isoform X1 has product MPGYSSDRDRGFGAPRFGGSRGGPLSGKKFGNPGEKLTKKKWNLDELPKFEKNFYQEHPDVVRRTVQEVEQYRASKEVTVRGHNCPKPIINFYEANFPANVMEVIQRQNFTEPTAIQAQGWPVALSGLDMVGVAQTGSGKTLSYLLPAIVHINHQPFLERGDGPICLVLAPTRELAQQVQQVAAEYSRACRLKSTCIYGGAPKGPQIRDLERGVEICIATPGRLIDFLEAGKTNLRRCTYLVLDEADRMLDMGFEPQIRKIVDQIRPDRQTLMWSATWPKEVRQLAEDFLKEYVHINIGALELSANHNILQIVDVCHDVEKDDKLIRLMEEIMSEKENKTIVFVETKRRCDDLTRKMRRDGWPAMGIHGDKSQQERDWVLNEFKHGKAPILIATDVASRGLDVEDVKFVINYDYPNSSEDYIHRIGRTARSTKTGTAYTFFTPNNIKQVNDLISVLREANQAINPKLLQLIEDRGSGRSRGDRRDRYSAGKRGGFSSFRERENFERTYGALGKRDFGAKTQNGAYSAQSFSNGTPFGNGFAAAGMQAGFRAGNPAAGAYQNGYEQQYGSNIANMHNGMNQQQYAYPATGAAPMIGYPMPTSYSQ; this is encoded by the exons ATGCCCGGGTATTCCAGCGACAGGGATAGAGG GTTTGGAGCCCCCCGTTTTGGAGGAAGTAGAGGTGGACCTCTCTCTGGGAAGAAATTTGGAAACCCTGGGGAAAaacttacaaaaaagaaatggaatttagATGAGCTGCCCAAATTTGAGAAGAACTTCTATCAAGAACATCCTGATGTAGTTAGACGTACTGTG CAAGAAGTTGAACAGTACAGAGCAAGCAAAGAAGTCACAGTTAGGGGCCATAACTGTCCAAAACCGATCATAAACTTCTATGAAGCTAATTTTCCTG caaatGTTATGGAAGTAATTCAGAGGCAGAACTTCACTGAACCAACTGCTATTCAGGCACAAGGTTGGCCTGTTGCTTTGAGTGGATTGGATATGGTTGGAGTGGCACAGACTGGATCAGGGAAAACACTGTCT TACTTGTTGCCTGCTATTGTGCATATAAATCATCAGCCATTCCTGGAGCGAGGAGATGGACCTATT TGTCTTGTGCTGGCACCAACTCGTGAACTGGCTCAACAAGTGCAGCAGGTTGCTGCTGAATATAGCAGAGCATGCCGTTTGAAGTCTACATGTATTTATGGAGGTGCTCCAAAGGGACCACAAATTCGTGACTTGGAAAGAG GTGTGGAAATCTGCATTGCTACACCTGGAAGACTCATAGACTTCTTAGAAGCTGGAAAGACCAACCTCAGGAGGTGTACTTACCTTGTCCTTGATGAAGCTGACAGGATGCTTGACATGGGTTTTGAACCTCAGATCAGAAAAATTGTGGATCAGATAAGA CCTGACAGGCAAACTCTGATGTGGAGTGCTACATGGCCAAAGGAAGTCAGGCAGCTGGCTGAAGACTTCTTGAAAGAATATGTACACATCAACATTGGTGCGTTAGAACTAAGTGCAAACCACAACATTCTTCAGATTGTGGATGTGTGTCATGATGTAGAGAAAGATGACAA GCTTATTCGTTTGATGGAAGAAATAAtgagtgaaaaggaaaataaaacaattgtgTTTGTGGAAACCAAAAGACGGTGTGATGATCTTACCAGGAAGATGAGGAGAGATGG GTGGCCAGCAATGGGTATTCATGGTGATAAAAGTCAGCAGGAGAGGGACTGGGTTCTAAACG AATTCAAACATGGAAAAGCACCAATCCTGATTGCTACAGATGTTGCATCCAGAGGTCTAG ATGTGGAAGATGTGAAATTTGTCATCAATTATGACTACCCTAACTCCTCAGAGGACTATATCCACCGAATTGGACGAACTGCCCGCAGTACCAAAACAGGCACAGCATACACATTCTTTACTCCTAACAATATTAAGCAAGTAAATGACCTCATCTCTGTGCTTCGGGAGGCTAATCAAGCCATCAACCCCAAATTGCTTCAGTTGATTGAAGACAGAGGTTCAG GTCGTTCCCGAGGTGATCGACGTGACAGATATTCTGCGGGCAAAAGGGGTGGATTTAGTAGTTTTAGAGAGAGGGAGAACTTTGAGAGAACCTATGGTGCACTAGGAAAGAGAGACTTTGGAGCAAAAACTCAAAATGGGGCTTACAGTGCCCAGAGTTTCAGTAATGGAACACCTTTTGGAAATGGCTTTGCAGCCGCAGGCATGCAGGCTGGCTTCAGGGCTGGTAACCCTGCTGCAGGAGCTTACCAGAATGGCTATGAGCAGCAGTATGGAAGTAATATTGCAAATATGCACAATGGCATGAACCAACAGCAGTATGCGTATCCCGCTACTGGTGCTGCTCCTATGATAGGTTACCCAATGCCGACAAGTTATTCTCAATAA
- the POLG2 gene encoding DNA polymerase subunit gamma-2 yields MRRGEARKMALGCRQGGRWCGRAPWGSPAARGSEGVEAGSPSRPYAAAAAAGGEELLEVCWRRHFLRGGAERRPALAWRDYLSGCHPGFGPLGAALRGNLASQWWDSALAFREQVLAVDAPLHGPPAAGAAPAGQGLRLLRSETLREALRGGGCSREPGGPSLEELLRSAGVLRESLLPGALAQYASCLELVNKRLPCGLAQVGVCFHSIPESEHHSKTPVRIGERTTSLLAWFSSPRTAGQWLDYWLRQRLQWWRKFAVGPSNFSSSDFQDEEGRRGFNLHYSFPWGTETIETLKNLGDTELLQMYPGDSSKLLGRDGRKNVVPHVLSVSGNLDRGALAYLFDSLQLAENPLTKKKNSQRKVLKLHPCLAPLKVALDVGKGPTTELRQVCQGLFNELSENRISVWPGYLETVQVSLEQLYTKYDEMSVLFTVLITDSTLENGVVQLRSRDTTMKEMMHISRLKDFLIKYVTAAKNA; encoded by the exons atgaggCGGGGGGAGGCGAGGAAGATGGCGCTGGGCTGCCGCCAAGGGGGACGGTGGTGCGGCCGCGCTCCGTGGGGGTCGCCCGCCGCTCGAGGGTCGGAGGGGGTGGAGGCCGGGTCCCCGTCGCGGCCctacgcggcggcggcggcagcgggcggggaggagctgctggaggtgtgctggcgGCGGCACTTCCTgcgcggcggcgcggagcggcggccggCGCTGGCCTGGCGGGACTACCTCAGCGGCTGCCACCCGGGCTTCGGGCCGCTGGGCGCCGCGCTGCGGGGCAACCTGGCGTCCCAGTGGTGGGACTCGGCTCTGGCTTTCCGAGAGCAAGTGCTGGCGGTGGATGCCCCGCTCcacggcccgcccgccgccggcgctGCGCCGGCCGGGCAGGGGCTCCGGCTGCTGCGCTCGGAGACGCTGCGCGAAGCCCTgcggggcgggggctgcagccgggaGCCCGGCGGTCCTTCTCTGGAAGAGCTGCTGCGGAGCGCGGGGGTGCTTCGCGAGAGCCTGCTCCCCG GTGCTTTGGCGCAATATGCTAGCTGCTTAGAATTGGTGAACAAAAGGCTGCCTTGTGGCCTCGCTCAAGTTGGAGTATGCTTTCACTCTATTCCAGAAAGTGAACACCACAGCAAAACCCCTGTCAG AATAGGCGAAAGGACCACGTCTTTGCTTGCATGGTTTAGCTCTCCCAGAACTGCAGGACAGTGGCTCGATTACTGGTTACGCCAGAGACTCCAATGGTGGAGAAAG tttgcagTAGGCCCGTCTAACTTCAGCAGCAGTGACTTTCAggatgaagaaggaagaagaggattTAATTTACATTACAGCTTTCCTTGGGGCACAGAAACAATAGAAACTTTGAAGAACCTTGGTGATACTGAACTGTTACAGATGTATCCAGGGGATAGTTCAAAATTACTT ggtCGAGATGGAAGGAAGAATGTTGTTCCTCATGTTCTCTCTGTGAGTGGAAATCTGGACCGAGGAGCGTTAGCGTACCTCTTTGATTCTCTACAGCTAGCTGAGAATccattaacaaaaaagaaaaattcacagaGAAAG GTACTTAAGCTTCATCCTTGTTTAGCACCTCTTAAAGTGGCCTTGGATGTAGGAAAAGGTCCAACAACGGAGCTGAGACAG gtTTGTCAAGGATTGTTCAATGAActgtcagaaaacagaatttctgtATGGCCGGGTTATCTTGAAACCGTGCAGGTATCTCTGGAACAGCTTTATACAAA GTATGACGAGATGAGCGTTCTCTTCACCGTCTTGATAACTGATTCCACCCTAGAGAATGGAGTGGTCCAGCTGAGAAGCAGAGACACAACCATGAAGGAAATGATGCACATTTCTAGGCTGAAGGACTTTTTAATTAAGTATGTAACGGCAGCCAAAAATGCGTAA